The Marivirga salinae DNA window AGGCGATAAATATTATGAAGCGGGAAAATCGCTTTATGGTAAATGAAAAAAGCAATAGCTTCCTGAAATTCTAATCAGGAAGCTATTTTATTTTACTTCTATTTCGAATATCCATTTTTGATGATCTGTGAAATTATCATCTCCTGAACTTCCCGTTAATACAATCTCCACTTTCTCAAAGCCTTTAAATCCCTCCTTTGCCTGATAATTGTATGTTGCCCATTGCATTTCGCTTGTTTGATAATTCTGTGCTTGTTTTCGAATATTATAGCCGCCTTCGGTTGGATGAGAATCAGAAAATTTATGTTCATATAATTCTGTTCCTTCAAGGGTAACTTTAATAACATCACTTTCTAAATTATTGTCCATGTCTTCTTTACAACTTACTAAAAACAAGCATAGTATTAAACTTAATAATTTAAATTTCATAGTTTTTGTTTTTTTTATAAGACTCATTAAGTAATCAAGAAGTTGGATTTTGCTATTGATTTTATGAATTGTAACTCCTGTTACAAACAAAACTTTACCAAAACCCGTATCTTTGTGGAAAATAAAGTTCAATTAATTAATAATCATTATGAACCATAAAAATATTAGTCCAGAGGAATTTAATAAGCTTTCAAAAGAGCCTAATACTGAAATAATTGATGTTCGTTCTCCTGAAGAAAAGGTAGAAGGGTTTATTGAAGGTGCTAAAGTAATCAATATCATGGGCCCCTCTTTTGCTGAAGATATTAAGGCTTTAGATAAAGATAAAACGTATTTGGTGTATTGCAGAAGCGGTAATAGAAGTAGTACTGCTTGTGGCTTTATGGCAAGTAATGGCTTTGATAAGCTTTATAATTTAGATGGTGGTATACAAGCTTGGAATCAATATACTAATTCATAATTATGGAAGCATTAGAAGTGAAAAACGTAAAATGTGG harbors:
- a CDS encoding rhodanese-like domain-containing protein, which codes for MNHKNISPEEFNKLSKEPNTEIIDVRSPEEKVEGFIEGAKVINIMGPSFAEDIKALDKDKTYLVYCRSGNRSSTACGFMASNGFDKLYNLDGGIQAWNQYTNS